In Pleurocapsa sp. PCC 7319, the following are encoded in one genomic region:
- a CDS encoding precorrin-2 C(20)-methyltransferase, giving the protein MELGILYGISVGSGDPELITVKGLRILQTSPVVAFPAGTNNCPGIAENIISSWLLPQQKILPLEFPYVQDIARLQIAWQKTAQQVWHYLNQGVNVAFACLGDISFYSTFTYLAQTLQQLHPKAKVETVPGVCSPMAIASVLKIPLVVNHQKLAILPAIHTISEIEATLEWAEVVILLKVSSVYQQVWQILKERNLLNSSWIVEKATFPEQKIYDDLSNCPELNLSYFSILLIKQ; this is encoded by the coding sequence GTGGAACTAGGAATACTATACGGTATTAGCGTGGGAAGTGGCGACCCCGAATTGATTACAGTCAAAGGATTACGCATCTTACAAACTAGCCCAGTTGTTGCTTTCCCCGCAGGAACTAATAATTGTCCAGGAATAGCTGAAAATATTATTTCTAGTTGGCTACTCCCACAACAGAAAATTTTACCTCTGGAATTTCCCTATGTTCAAGATATAGCCAGATTACAAATAGCTTGGCAAAAAACTGCACAACAAGTTTGGCACTATTTAAATCAGGGGGTCAACGTTGCCTTTGCCTGTCTAGGAGATATCAGTTTTTATAGTACTTTTACTTATTTAGCTCAAACCTTACAACAGTTGCATCCAAAAGCGAAAGTAGAAACTGTACCTGGAGTGTGTTCTCCTATGGCGATCGCCTCTGTCTTAAAAATTCCGCTAGTGGTAAATCATCAGAAATTAGCTATACTCCCTGCTATACATACGATATCAGAAATAGAAGCAACATTAGAATGGGCTGAAGTAGTGATTTTGCTTAAAGTTAGTTCTGTTTATCAACAAGTTTGGCAGATTCTCAAGGAGCGAAATCTATTAAATTCTAGTTGGATTGTAGAAAAAGCGACTTTTCCCGAGCAAAAAATTTATGACGACTTAAGTAATTGCCCTGAGCTAAATTTATCTTATTTTTCAATATTGTTGATTAAGCAGTAA
- a CDS encoding S-layer homology domain-containing protein, whose translation MFLKQNNQKALLGVLVTSLFTLLASCGNSAAIESLVSADPKLKANTGENKSKTIKATESQQVIERDDDTSTPEERQDNKNDLEVDTKIRSIDLPEDFPASFPLYPKAKLTKVKPGKTQKSGMLTWKAQDNRQAIADYYQAELIANDWDITQPFQLKTNQKTAKAVARKNQLQVDLTLLSSVDQPNTSELTVNYQPINQSSEEPEEELEISSAENFAGESSDTESNALQNTQPSSNPIEQLEESEPKSQSQLPTEAEDTDILSKDYLDPLTTDFIDLDEVPEQLTQPVKEIAELGILTPYTSNGNIDLNKFAPNEVITRGEYARWLIAANNRYYDDNPGKKIYIATKTSQPAFQDLKVNSPDFGAIQGLAEAGLVPSRLTEDSTNLLFRPDAPLKREDLITWKVPLDMRQALPKASIEAIEESWGFQDATEIASMGIRALYADFQNGDRSNVRRIFGYTTLFQPKKPVTRAEAAASLWYFGFQGDGITAGEILESETTSESDS comes from the coding sequence ATGTTTCTAAAGCAAAACAACCAAAAAGCTCTTCTGGGAGTTTTAGTCACTAGCTTGTTTACTTTATTAGCTAGCTGTGGCAATAGTGCAGCCATTGAAAGTTTAGTTAGTGCCGATCCGAAATTGAAAGCTAATACTGGTGAGAACAAATCTAAGACGATTAAAGCAACAGAGTCCCAACAAGTAATAGAACGAGATGATGATACATCCACACCAGAAGAGAGGCAAGATAACAAGAATGATTTAGAAGTAGACACTAAGATACGGTCAATAGATTTACCGGAAGATTTTCCTGCCTCTTTTCCTTTGTACCCCAAAGCTAAATTAACCAAAGTAAAACCGGGGAAAACCCAGAAATCGGGAATGTTAACTTGGAAAGCTCAAGATAATCGCCAAGCGATCGCCGATTATTATCAGGCAGAATTAATCGCTAACGATTGGGATATTACTCAACCATTTCAACTCAAGACCAATCAGAAAACGGCAAAGGCGGTTGCCAGAAAAAATCAACTGCAAGTCGATCTAACCTTGCTTTCATCTGTTGACCAGCCCAATACCAGCGAGCTTACAGTTAACTATCAACCTATAAATCAATCATCAGAAGAACCAGAAGAAGAGCTAGAAATTTCTTCAGCTGAAAATTTTGCTGGAGAATCCTCGGATACGGAATCGAACGCACTACAAAATACCCAACCATCATCTAATCCTATTGAACAGCTAGAGGAAAGTGAACCTAAATCCCAATCCCAACTCCCTACTGAAGCTGAAGATACTGACATCCTCAGCAAAGATTATCTTGATCCATTAACTACTGATTTCATCGATCTTGATGAAGTTCCCGAACAATTGACTCAACCGGTAAAAGAAATTGCCGAATTGGGAATTTTAACTCCCTATACAAGCAATGGCAACATTGACCTCAATAAATTTGCACCTAACGAAGTAATTACCAGGGGAGAATATGCTCGTTGGTTAATTGCAGCCAATAACCGTTATTATGACGACAATCCTGGGAAGAAAATTTATATCGCTACTAAAACTAGCCAGCCTGCTTTTCAAGATCTTAAGGTGAATAGCCCAGATTTTGGCGCAATTCAAGGTTTAGCTGAGGCCGGGCTAGTACCTTCTCGACTAACCGAAGACAGTACTAATTTACTATTTCGCCCCGATGCTCCTCTAAAAAGAGAAGATTTAATTACCTGGAAAGTGCCCTTAGATATGCGTCAGGCTTTACCCAAAGCATCTATTGAAGCCATAGAAGAGAGTTGGGGATTTCAGGATGCTACGGAGATTGCTTCTATGGGAATCAGAGCCTTATATGCTGATTTTCAAAATGGCGATCGCTCTAATGTGCGGCGTATTTTCGGCTATACAACTCTATTTCAACCTAAGAAACCAGTGACTCGTGCAGAAGCAGCAGCTTCTCTTTGGTATTTTGGATTTCAGGGTGATGGGATTACTGCGGGAGAAATTTTAGAATCCGAAACAACATCCGAATCTGATAGCTAA
- a CDS encoding DUF6798 domain-containing protein — MTSRNYNLFFGSQIWWQVLLVTLFIAFRLVLVRNMGSGGWNEIDVLPLAKHFVDPSWLPNDWYLDRPAGYRWLFQTLVGKLIVHWGFLATSIIGRLFCYALSALGIVLLGKRLGLSLPFILLATALFCGIEEGYKQGAIADEWMIGGLEAKAIAYGLILIAIPLLFSRLYFWVAFLLGVATSFHVLVGGWAFLTSFAWLCLRYESRFPKFKQVILLAITYILASSFAILPVIQQLSESAPDRIIKPSYIYVFLRLSHHLNPLSWGWQWLAPAIYLVILAGIMYLLNKQAHTRQWLPIDNHRQELGEFALISLVPFISGVAIAIWDTQGQWLQYYPFRLGDVMLPFTTCFLGVCLIEHGWSNKYQGLKSAYCVALLFVAIGFQSIVFTQQIWDLRNFPGQQQDVTPEWKAMATWIHQHTPQDAAIISSPVEQTNFSWLTERSTIAKFKLLPQTKAAIIEQYQRWDDLSGNYVLGKYVASGKVSKQKTKEVLEEGYSKLTTAQVKRLMNKYGASYILTKNKHQLNLEVVYRHPPFVLYGNSIIN, encoded by the coding sequence ATGACTAGTCGCAACTATAACTTGTTTTTTGGCTCTCAGATATGGTGGCAAGTATTATTAGTTACCTTGTTTATTGCCTTTAGGTTGGTATTAGTCCGCAATATGGGTAGTGGTGGCTGGAATGAAATTGATGTCTTGCCCCTGGCAAAACACTTTGTTGACCCCTCTTGGCTGCCTAATGACTGGTATTTAGATCGTCCTGCGGGTTATCGGTGGTTATTTCAAACTTTGGTCGGTAAATTAATAGTTCATTGGGGTTTTTTAGCTACCTCAATTATTGGTCGTCTATTTTGTTATGCTTTATCTGCTCTCGGCATAGTTTTACTGGGAAAAAGACTAGGTTTAAGTTTACCTTTTATATTGCTGGCAACGGCATTATTTTGTGGAATAGAAGAGGGCTATAAACAGGGTGCGATCGCTGACGAATGGATGATTGGCGGCTTAGAAGCTAAAGCGATCGCTTATGGTTTGATTCTAATCGCAATTCCGCTACTATTTTCGAGATTATATTTTTGGGTAGCATTTTTATTAGGTGTGGCGACCTCTTTTCATGTTTTAGTCGGTGGCTGGGCATTTCTGACTAGTTTTGCTTGGTTATGTTTGCGTTACGAAAGTCGTTTCCCCAAGTTTAAGCAAGTAATTTTATTGGCAATCACTTATATATTAGCCAGTAGCTTCGCTATTCTCCCGGTCATTCAACAATTATCAGAGTCTGCACCCGATAGAATCATCAAACCTTCTTACATCTATGTATTTCTGCGTCTTTCCCATCACCTCAATCCTTTATCTTGGGGCTGGCAATGGCTCGCCCCAGCCATATATTTGGTGATCTTAGCGGGAATTATGTATTTACTAAACAAGCAAGCTCATACCCGTCAATGGTTGCCCATAGACAATCATCGTCAGGAATTAGGGGAATTCGCTCTCATTAGTTTAGTTCCCTTTATCAGCGGGGTGGCGATCGCTATTTGGGATACTCAAGGTCAATGGTTGCAGTACTACCCATTTCGCTTGGGGGATGTAATGCTGCCTTTTACTACTTGTTTTTTAGGAGTGTGTTTAATCGAGCATGGCTGGAGTAACAAATATCAGGGTTTAAAGTCGGCTTACTGTGTTGCTTTGTTGTTCGTGGCTATTGGTTTTCAAAGCATCGTATTTACGCAACAAATATGGGACTTACGTAATTTTCCAGGACAACAACAAGATGTTACTCCTGAGTGGAAAGCTATGGCTACCTGGATTCATCAGCATACTCCCCAAGATGCCGCGATCATTTCTTCTCCTGTAGAGCAAACTAACTTTTCTTGGTTAACCGAGCGCTCGACTATTGCTAAATTTAAACTATTACCCCAAACCAAAGCAGCAATTATTGAACAATATCAGCGATGGGACGACCTCAGTGGCAATTATGTTCTGGGGAAATATGTTGCCAGTGGCAAAGTGAGTAAACAAAAAACCAAAGAAGTATTAGAGGAAGGATATAGCAAATTAACCACAGCACAGGTTAAACGATTAATGAATAAGTATGGTGCTAGTTATATACTTACTAAAAATAAACACCAATTAAATTTGGAGGTTGTCTATCGTCATCCTCCTTTTGTTTTGTATGGTAATTCCATAATCAATTGA
- a CDS encoding endonuclease MutS2 — translation MITTETLELLEWQRLCQHLSTFAATKLGVVAARQLRLPDTQAESEKLLAQTKEIYDLEQELDSGWKFTGIKDIGSSLERASIGGILSAKELLDLATTLAGMRYLRRLIDAKSETLENLAKLVIDVRTYPEIEQDIHHCIDDRGDITERASPKLAEIRHEIKNLRNRIYKQLQGIMQRNATAIQEAVITQRGDRFVLPVKPAQKDTIRGIVHDVSSTGSTYYIEPNAVVQLGNQLRQKERQEKREEEIILKALSEKVAAVIEDLERVLAVATMLDLATAKARYSLWLEANPPRFIDIAKGETTTLRRLRHPLLLWQQRHEEGAEVVPIDVLVKPEIKVVAITGPNTGGKTVTLKTMGLAALMAKAGMFVPAKEPVELPWFEVVLADIGDEQSLQQSLSTFSGHIRRISRIIEALKVNQTDTTNSLILLDEVGAGTDPAEGSALAIALLKYLAEYGLLTIATTHYGELKALKYQDTRFENASVEFDDSTLQPTYRLLWGIPGRSNALTIAQRLGLNPEIIQEAQSLVGTGSSEDVNQVIAALEEQRREQEAKAQEAGKLLEQTERFYSEVSEKASSLQEREQALKVSQEQAVQQAIAEAKQEVAKVIRRLQQGKQTMQKAQQATEALNEITAKELAKTQLAKPAKPGYKPELGEKVRIPRLNQTGEVLSIDEATEQLVVRFGIMKMTVGLTEIESLDGQKAEVKPKAKATKAAPSPTKSKKPAVMVRTSQNTLDIRGSRVNQAEVDIENAIAHAYESGVLWIIHGKGTGRLRQGVHEFLQRHPQVDKFELAEQKEGGSGVTVVHLK, via the coding sequence GTGATTACCACAGAAACTCTAGAATTATTAGAATGGCAGCGTTTATGTCAACATCTGTCTACCTTTGCAGCAACGAAGCTAGGTGTTGTGGCAGCGCGTCAGCTAAGATTGCCTGATACACAAGCTGAAAGTGAAAAGCTATTAGCCCAAACGAAAGAAATATATGATTTAGAACAAGAGTTAGATTCAGGCTGGAAATTTACAGGAATTAAAGATATTGGCTCATCACTAGAAAGAGCTAGCATAGGTGGAATTCTCTCAGCCAAAGAACTTTTAGATTTGGCTACTACCTTAGCCGGGATGCGCTATTTACGCCGTTTAATTGATGCTAAAAGTGAAACCTTAGAGAATTTAGCTAAATTAGTTATCGATGTCCGTACCTACCCCGAAATTGAACAAGATATTCATCACTGTATTGACGATCGGGGGGATATTACCGAGCGTGCTAGCCCTAAACTCGCTGAAATCCGTCATGAAATTAAAAATCTGCGTAATCGAATTTATAAGCAGCTTCAGGGAATTATGCAGCGCAACGCCACGGCAATTCAAGAAGCAGTAATTACCCAGAGAGGCGATCGCTTTGTTCTACCTGTTAAGCCAGCCCAGAAAGATACAATTCGTGGGATTGTTCACGATGTGTCTAGTACAGGTTCAACCTATTACATTGAGCCTAATGCAGTCGTTCAGTTAGGAAATCAACTACGTCAAAAAGAACGTCAGGAGAAACGGGAAGAAGAAATTATTCTCAAAGCCTTGTCAGAAAAGGTAGCTGCGGTCATCGAGGATTTAGAAAGAGTTTTAGCGGTAGCGACCATGTTGGATTTAGCCACCGCCAAGGCTCGTTATAGTTTGTGGTTAGAAGCTAATCCCCCCAGATTCATTGATATAGCAAAAGGCGAAACTACTACATTGCGTCGTTTGCGCCATCCCCTACTACTGTGGCAACAACGTCATGAAGAGGGAGCAGAAGTAGTTCCCATTGACGTGTTAGTCAAACCTGAAATTAAGGTAGTGGCTATCACAGGACCGAATACTGGAGGAAAAACTGTTACTCTCAAGACTATGGGGTTGGCTGCGCTCATGGCAAAGGCAGGGATGTTTGTTCCTGCTAAGGAGCCAGTAGAATTACCCTGGTTTGAGGTAGTGTTAGCTGATATTGGGGATGAACAGTCTTTACAGCAGAGTTTATCAACATTTTCCGGTCATATACGCCGTATTAGTCGTATTATCGAAGCTTTAAAAGTCAATCAGACTGATACTACCAATTCTTTAATTCTGTTAGATGAAGTTGGTGCGGGAACAGATCCTGCCGAGGGCAGTGCTCTGGCGATCGCTCTACTAAAATATTTAGCAGAATACGGTTTATTAACCATTGCCACGACTCACTACGGTGAACTAAAAGCACTCAAATATCAAGATACACGTTTTGAAAATGCGTCAGTGGAGTTTGATGATAGTACTCTTCAGCCTACCTATAGATTGTTATGGGGGATTCCTGGGCGTTCCAATGCTCTGACTATTGCTCAGCGTCTAGGTTTAAATCCAGAAATTATCCAGGAGGCTCAGTCTTTAGTTGGTACGGGTTCATCAGAAGACGTGAATCAAGTAATTGCTGCTTTAGAAGAACAAAGAAGGGAACAGGAAGCTAAGGCTCAAGAGGCAGGTAAGCTGTTAGAACAAACCGAGCGATTCTATTCTGAGGTATCGGAAAAAGCTTCTTCGCTGCAAGAAAGAGAACAAGCTTTAAAAGTATCTCAAGAACAAGCTGTACAACAGGCGATCGCAGAGGCTAAGCAAGAAGTCGCTAAAGTTATTCGTCGTTTACAGCAGGGCAAGCAAACTATGCAAAAAGCTCAACAAGCGACAGAAGCCTTGAATGAGATTACAGCCAAAGAACTAGCAAAAACTCAACTAGCTAAGCCAGCTAAACCAGGTTATAAACCTGAACTTGGGGAAAAGGTGCGTATTCCTCGTCTCAATCAAACAGGCGAAGTATTGAGCATTGACGAAGCAACAGAGCAACTGGTAGTACGTTTTGGCATCATGAAAATGACTGTTGGTCTGACAGAGATTGAATCACTTGACGGGCAAAAAGCGGAGGTTAAGCCCAAAGCCAAGGCTACTAAAGCTGCACCTTCTCCAACTAAATCCAAAAAACCAGCGGTAATGGTTAGAACGTCGCAAAATACCCTAGATATTCGCGGTAGTCGCGTCAATCAAGCCGAAGTAGATATAGAAAATGCGATCGCCCATGCTTATGAATCTGGGGTGTTGTGGATTATTCACGGCAAAGGTACAGGGCGTTTACGTCAAGGAGTTCATGAATTTTTGCAGCGTCATCCCCAAGTAGACAAGTTTGAATTAGCCGAACAAAAGGAAGGCGGTTCAGGAGTAACTGTCGTGCATTTGAAGTAG
- a CDS encoding chlorophyll a/b-binding protein, translating into MDNKESKFGFTNFAEIWNGRLAMIGFVTAIIVEMNTGHGVLAQFGLM; encoded by the coding sequence ATGGATAACAAAGAAAGTAAGTTTGGCTTTACCAATTTTGCGGAAATTTGGAATGGTCGCCTAGCGATGATCGGTTTTGTTACTGCTATTATCGTAGAAATGAACACTGGACATGGAGTTTTGGCTCAGTTTGGTCTAATGTAA
- a CDS encoding Uma2 family endonuclease, which translates to MLIDDQLPINKNYLLKQDRTLSFSGMTWDDYEKFNAVEYLGYRTSFLDGVITLMSPSQNHEMIKDFIFLLVITYCDAFDLDYYPTGSTTLKNQNKQVGKEPDTSFCFNNLKKVPDLAVEVVFSSGGTYDLNKYQKLGVQEVWFWINNTLEIYVLNNGVYQQQQYSFNLSKIENKLLTKYIAKALTGNPRILKKSFLDEIK; encoded by the coding sequence ATGTTGATAGATGACCAATTACCAATCAACAAAAATTATCTTTTAAAGCAAGATCGTACTTTAAGCTTTTCTGGTATGACTTGGGATGATTACGAAAAGTTTAATGCAGTGGAATATTTGGGCTATCGTACATCTTTTTTAGATGGAGTAATTACTTTAATGTCTCCTAGTCAAAATCATGAAATGATCAAAGACTTCATCTTTTTGTTAGTTATTACTTATTGCGATGCCTTTGATTTAGATTACTACCCCACAGGCTCGACAACTTTGAAAAATCAAAATAAACAAGTAGGAAAGGAGCCAGATACAAGCTTTTGCTTTAATAATTTAAAGAAGGTTCCTGATTTAGCTGTAGAAGTGGTTTTTAGTAGTGGTGGTACTTACGATCTAAATAAATATCAGAAATTAGGCGTCCAAGAAGTTTGGTTTTGGATTAATAACACTCTAGAGATTTATGTTTTAAATAATGGTGTTTATCAGCAGCAACAATATAGTTTTAATTTATCGAAGATTGAGAACAAGTTACTTACAAAGTATATTGCTAAGGCTTTGACTGGTAATCCTAGAATACTCAAAAAAAGCTTTTTAGATGAGATAAAATAG
- a CDS encoding NAD(P)/FAD-dependent oxidoreductase has translation MNNKQSADVVIIGSGVGGLCCAALLAKYGYRVIVCESHSIPGGAAHSFERDGYKFDSGPSLYSGLSSSPSNNPLRQVLDLIEEDVEWINYDVWGCRLPEGDFNAFVGADHFCEILSKLRGEDAVAQWRKLQTEMKPLADAANALPPLAMRFDLGAAISMGRYLPNALWHLPNILRLSGPFSKIMDGIITDKFIRNWMDLLSFLLSGLPASGTVGAEMAFMFAEWYKPGVQLDYPMGGSGAIVDALVRGLTKLGGEIVYNAHVEQVLIEKNQAVGIRLRNGKEIRATKAVVSNASIWDTLSLVPEGALPPSFIKERVDTPECESFMHLHLGFDATGLEDLECHYTVVNDWERGVTAPQNVVVMSIPSVLDPSLAPLGKHCIHVYTPGNEPFELWAGMDRRSEAYQKQKQARAEIMWQGLERVIPDIRDRVELTLIGTPLTHKRFLRRHHGSYGPAHQAGKALFPGSTTPLNGLLCCGDSTFPGIGIPAVAASGAIAANTIAPLQKHLEILN, from the coding sequence ATGAATAATAAACAGTCAGCAGATGTAGTGATAATTGGTAGTGGTGTTGGAGGTTTGTGCTGTGCTGCACTGTTAGCAAAATATGGCTATCGAGTAATAGTGTGTGAAAGTCATTCTATTCCAGGAGGTGCTGCCCATAGTTTTGAGCGAGATGGTTATAAATTTGATTCTGGACCTTCCCTTTATTCGGGCTTATCATCTAGCCCTTCTAATAATCCTTTAAGACAAGTATTAGATCTTATCGAAGAAGACGTGGAATGGATAAATTATGATGTTTGGGGTTGTCGTTTACCCGAAGGAGACTTTAATGCATTTGTAGGAGCGGATCATTTTTGTGAGATCTTAAGCAAACTGCGGGGAGAAGATGCAGTAGCTCAATGGCGCAAACTTCAAACAGAAATGAAGCCTTTAGCTGATGCGGCGAATGCTTTACCTCCTTTGGCAATGCGTTTTGACTTGGGGGCAGCTATTAGCATGGGTCGATATCTACCCAATGCTCTATGGCATCTGCCTAATATTCTGCGCTTATCTGGCCCGTTTAGCAAAATTATGGATGGGATAATAACAGATAAGTTTATTCGTAACTGGATGGATCTACTTAGCTTTTTGCTGTCAGGTTTACCTGCCAGTGGCACGGTAGGGGCAGAAATGGCTTTTATGTTTGCCGAATGGTATAAGCCGGGAGTACAGCTAGATTATCCCATGGGTGGTAGTGGTGCAATTGTCGACGCCTTGGTGCGAGGGCTAACTAAACTGGGTGGTGAAATTGTTTATAATGCTCACGTTGAGCAGGTATTAATCGAAAAAAACCAGGCTGTTGGGATACGTTTACGCAATGGCAAAGAAATCAGGGCAACTAAGGCGGTGGTGTCTAACGCTTCTATCTGGGATACTTTATCTCTTGTTCCTGAAGGGGCATTGCCCCCAAGCTTTATTAAAGAAAGAGTTGATACTCCAGAGTGTGAGAGTTTTATGCACTTGCATTTAGGTTTTGATGCTACTGGCTTAGAAGATTTGGAGTGTCACTATACTGTAGTGAATGATTGGGAACGAGGGGTAACTGCACCTCAAAACGTGGTCGTGATGTCTATTCCTTCCGTATTAGATCCTAGCCTTGCTCCTCTAGGTAAACATTGTATTCATGTCTATACTCCTGGTAATGAACCCTTTGAACTATGGGCAGGAATGGATCGCCGTAGCGAGGCTTATCAAAAGCAAAAACAAGCACGGGCAGAAATTATGTGGCAAGGTTTAGAACGAGTTATCCCCGATATTCGCGATCGCGTTGAATTAACTCTTATTGGTACTCCCTTGACCCACAAGAGGTTTCTGCGTCGTCATCATGGTTCTTACGGTCCCGCCCATCAGGCTGGTAAAGCGTTATTTCCAGGTTCCACTACCCCCTTGAATGGTTTGTTATGCTGTGGCGATTCTACTTTCCCAGGGATTGGGATTCCCGCAGTAGCTGCTAGCGGTGCGATCGCCGCTAACACTATTGCTCCCCTACAAAAGCATTTGGAAATTTTAAACTAG
- a CDS encoding BolA family protein: protein MISPEQVQTMIRERLSNAEVKVVGDGQHFEAIIVSPEFTGKTRVKQHQMVYAALQAEMASETIHALSLKTYTPETWQATGQAV, encoded by the coding sequence ATGATCAGTCCAGAACAAGTACAAACAATGATTCGAGAGAGATTGTCCAATGCTGAGGTTAAAGTCGTCGGTGATGGACAACATTTTGAAGCCATCATTGTTTCTCCAGAGTTTACTGGTAAAACCAGAGTCAAACAGCATCAAATGGTTTATGCCGCATTACAAGCCGAGATGGCATCAGAAACAATTCATGCTCTATCTTTAAAAACCTATACTCCCGAAACTTGGCAAGCTACTGGTCAAGCTGTTTAA
- the grxD gene encoding Grx4 family monothiol glutaredoxin, which yields MNSETKAKIDKLVNENKIMVFMKGSKLMPQCGFSNNVVQILNTLGVPYETVDILADPEIRQGIKEYSNWPTIPQIYINGEFVGGSDIAIELYQSGELQQMVEVALAS from the coding sequence ATGAACTCCGAAACAAAAGCAAAAATCGATAAACTAGTTAATGAAAATAAGATCATGGTGTTCATGAAAGGGTCGAAGTTAATGCCCCAGTGTGGTTTTTCCAATAACGTCGTCCAGATTCTCAATACTTTAGGTGTTCCCTACGAAACTGTGGATATCTTAGCCGACCCCGAAATACGTCAGGGAATTAAAGAATATTCCAATTGGCCTACTATTCCCCAAATTTATATTAACGGGGAGTTCGTCGGGGGCTCAGATATTGCGATCGAACTCTATCAAAGTGGCGAATTACAACAGATGGTAGAGGTAGCATTAGCTTCTTAA
- a CDS encoding DUF6761 family protein: protein MLQDPQSIRHYQKVTDGMVDLWRRRYSFQEIRLYLDGYIACLRHSDFVEQYHIHRLEEQAIKFLRDPSNFELSSPQTQTEIDTDYF, encoded by the coding sequence ATTCTTCAAGATCCCCAATCAATTCGTCACTATCAGAAAGTTACCGATGGAATGGTAGACCTCTGGCGGCGACGTTATAGCTTTCAGGAAATTAGATTGTACTTAGATGGATATATTGCCTGTTTACGTCACAGCGACTTTGTTGAGCAATATCATATTCACCGTTTAGAAGAGCAAGCAATTAAGTTTCTAAGAGATCCGTCTAATTTTGAATTGTCATCACCTCAAACTCAGACAGAAATAGACACCGATTATTTTTAA
- a CDS encoding response regulator transcription factor — MVVSAYISIVESNPHLRSLLGWHLQQSGYAVSQSGSLQQGRDAFYQYQPILVVIDSDLPDGDGLELSHWLYQQKKSLILLLSARNSEPDIVRGLKSGADDYLTKPFGMQEFLARVEALIRRIRLSTHSPLSVDCKELKIDLAQRRVQVQGEFIELTPQEFSLLYVLAQAEGNPLSRSELLQRAWPDAIDNPRTVDTHVLSLRKKIESNPRNPSIIQTVRNVGYCFNPELIETPKNSLKTNSLSRNSTNTHTINGHKKLSTF; from the coding sequence ATAGTAGTGTCAGCATACATATCCATAGTTGAAAGTAATCCTCACTTGCGATCGCTACTAGGGTGGCATTTGCAGCAGTCGGGTTATGCTGTCTCTCAGTCAGGTAGTCTGCAACAGGGTAGGGATGCTTTTTATCAATATCAGCCTATTTTAGTGGTTATTGATTCAGATTTACCAGATGGAGATGGTTTGGAATTGTCTCATTGGCTATACCAACAAAAAAAATCACTGATTCTGCTACTGTCTGCTCGTAATAGTGAACCTGATATCGTCAGAGGTTTAAAATCTGGTGCTGATGATTATTTGACTAAACCTTTTGGTATGCAGGAGTTCCTGGCACGAGTTGAAGCTTTAATTAGAAGAATACGCCTTTCAACCCATAGTCCATTATCTGTGGACTGTAAAGAATTGAAGATCGATTTAGCACAACGGCGTGTTCAAGTACAAGGGGAGTTTATTGAATTAACACCACAGGAATTTAGTTTGCTCTATGTCTTGGCTCAAGCAGAAGGAAATCCTTTGAGTCGTTCTGAATTATTGCAGCGGGCTTGGCCTGATGCGATTGATAATCCTCGCACAGTAGATACTCATGTGCTTTCTTTGCGTAAGAAAATCGAATCTAATCCTAGGAATCCTAGTATCATTCAAACTGTGCGTAATGTCGGCTATTGCTTCAATCCTGAATTAATTGAAACTCCCAAAAACTCACTTAAAACTAATTCTCTATCTCGGAATTCAACCAATACTCATACGATTAATGGTCATAAAAAGCTTAGTACTTTTTAA
- a CDS encoding FAD/NAD(P)-binding protein yields MGGGVTGITLARELSKSPFLEIDLIEKSSALGGFHRNFIIDDLQYDIGTFTFHERHNTKSNRQKMISRYGQ; encoded by the coding sequence TTGGGCGGTGGAGTTACTGGCATAACCTTGGCACGGGAATTATCTAAAAGTCCCTTTCTAGAAATCGATTTAATTGAAAAATCATCTGCATTAGGAGGTTTTCATCGCAACTTTATAATTGATGATTTGCAGTATGATATCGGCACATTCACATTTCATGAACGTCACAATACCAAATCAAATAGGCAAAAAATGATTTCTAGGTATGGGCAATGA